ttgaATTGCTGAAATTTATTTAAGGATATCAACTGTTTGAATAAATGGTTTTTCTACACTAAATTAATTAGTGATTCAACTTTTGATTAtgtaattagaaaataaaattatcaggTAATTATTTCATGTAACATATTTCATTATTGCACCTTTCTTCAAGTTATTGTGACATATTTTGAAGCATTGGCCATATCACTTTCAAATTGCAAGAGTCAAAATCAAAggatttagtatcaaaattgggAAATAATATAGGAGACCAAAagacaacacaaaaaaaaatagagataaagagaaaaatCCCACAACATTTTGGAAATTTGAAACATATTtatgagattttataatatCATGCATATGTGACTATGTGTATCAAAGTTTATGAAATGAATAGATTTCTGTCCAAATTTTGACAAAGAttctaattcaattttttttcttcttgagatTATTCCATCTATTTCAAATGCCTTATAACATATAAGGAGATGATATCatgataaaagtaaaagtaaatgtGAAAATCAAACTCTATGGTCAATTGAATGAATATGATAATATGATACaatatatctatatttattgAAGGGATTATATGCATACTATCTAGAAAACTGATCTAAAAAAATCATGACATTTGACAAATATAGTTGCTAATAAACAAGTTGCAATAATTTATGTGCAACTTGTGATTTTGTGTACTTAAATAGTAGAATTAAAGATGAACACAACAAATTATAGAGTGAATAGATAGTTGGATCTTTCCTACATGCTAAGATTTAATTCCTAATTATgtgtaacaaaaatatttttttaaaatagataaaaaaatatttttgttatctttaattatatttcgaAAGAGATTAATACAATGAAAactattgattttaaaaatgaaaccAAAACTAACGTGTACTAGTAtacatgtaaaaataaattatatcaataaagGCAAATTATCATATGATGTTTTTATAccaaaataataagtaaaaaattattattatacataattatcaaataaaatataattttaattgaaataacaAAAACTATTATTCAAATGAACCCCCTAAAGAATGTTGAAGCCTAAATTTTGAAACCGAACatgttcaaattattttaaattaaaccaAGTTAATCCGCTGAAACatgtttttaaaacatttacTATCCAATGCTCAATCTTGTAGCACATTTGTGCAAATCATCTTTGtcatcacatttaataatatatttttattaaatgtgcttaaattttaaaatattatgtaccaaaaatttatgttttgtttgcaTCACCTTATAGAGATGTAGAAAGAAACACGACCGAAATCCATAAGTCagtattaatttattagtttaatatctattttgatTCTTCAATTTGTTAAATTTGTTCAAAATAATCCTAtcttttttcaaatattcatagttgttctatattttgtaaaaacggTTCAAGTTAGTCATTTTTGCTTACAGCGTTAAAAACACTAATAGTGTAATTGTCTCCTGACCAAAACTGAATGACCTGTCCAGTTACTAATTGTGTGGCATGTCGAGATCAATTGACTAGGCAACGTATAAGGAAAGGGTTAGGATTCGTGCAAAGCGCCACCATAGGGCCACCAAGTCGCCATTAGCGTCACCACAGGTTCATCTTCTCGAGCAATCAAACCTCCATAACCACCATGCCATCAACTTCCATGCGCGAACATCGCACCATCTTCGTTCCGAATTGCAGAACCACTATCGACCTTCACTACGTACCTTCAACAGCCATGGCGACCCGCACAGAATCAGAATCacatcaaaccctaaatcaTGCATCGCCTCCACCGCAACCATGATCCTTCAATCGCGATGATGCTTgtagaaaaattataaactagAATCGCGATTCACCCCTTCAATCTCTAATCGCGAGTTCCATCTCTCTCATTTCAAAACCTACATCAAAAAtcagaaaacccagaaaccaAATCGCCTAATTTGAACCTCCATGGCCAACATCCGAAAACCCTAATCTAAAGAGCGTCGCAACGGCGAGTTCATCTCCTCTATCACCTTCGCACACTGCAAGCAATTCTCCCCCATCTTTGTCTTCTCCACGAACTCAAAGAACCCAGATCGCGTTCTCACGAACCACCATGGCCAATAAACATCTCCTTCTTCGaaacatcatcttcttcatcgtAGAAGAAACACGAACATCATCTCCATCAATCTCTAAACCTCCAAACAAAGAAGGAAACAAACATAGAAATCTTTTCTAATCACACCACTGCGTGCTCCTTCGTGTAATGGAAAAACCAACAGCCCCCGTAGATGAGGGCCGAAAACCCTGATTCGAGGAGGAGAGAGTGTTTCTCGCGAACCCTAGTTTGGGTGGGAAGGGAACTACCACGTGGTAGTCCTTCATTGGTTGAGTTTGTCACATAATTACTAAATGGACAAGTCATTCAGTTTGGGCTAGGGGACAATTACATCATTAGCATTTTTAACCCCTTAAGCAAAAAGGACCAACTTGAAccgtttttacaaaatatgggaCAACTGAGAACATTTGAAAATAGATAGGACCATTTTTAACAAACCTAACAAACCGAGGGatcaaaataggtattaaacctaatttatttGTATGGTGTGCAGATTGcatataattaaagataaaaatttattattcgtataatatctaatagtttcatattatttaggAGTCGAGGTCAAAATTTCTTCTTTAATCTTCTAAGATaccttttaagaaaaaaaattgtgacgAAGCATAGGCTCTAATGCAATATCTTGGATGAGGGGTGATTAACCCTAACTACTCGAAGGACTTGGAATTGGAATATTTGCACCCACCTTGGGATCGATAACGAGGTTTTAGGACAAACCATTAGTTCCTTAAACCTTCCATTGAGGATCAACAGTCATTTCCCTTAGACTTGGACTAAGGGGTTTATGTTTCTATCACACCCAATAGTCTCACATAGCTTAGGAGTTGATGTCTAAAGCagtttaaatacttttatctCCCTCTAAGACACCTTTTAAGGACAAAACTATGACGAAGCACAAACTCTAAAGCAAACAATAACTTGAATGAGGGGTGATTGACCTTAATGATGTGACACGGCTGACTTGGGATCGAAACATTAGCGCTCACTATGGGGGTCGATAATGAGGTTCTAAGACGCACACTTAAGCTCTCCATTGAGGATGAACAATCATTCATACTCTTTCCTCCTTTTGAGACATCTTTTAAAGACAAAACCATAATGAAGTTCTAGgtttcaaaacagaaaatacCTCGAATTCAAACAATCATTCATAATATTTCCACTCTTTGAGACATCTTTTAAGGACAAAACTATAACGGACTCTAGGCTCCAAAGCGAACAATATCTCAAATATGGTTATTGACCCTAAGGGTGTCAATCAATGAACTTGGGATGAGAATATTGATGTCCACTACGGTGCCGATAAAGAGGTTCTAAGATGAACTATTGATCCCTTAAACCCTCCATTGGGGATGAAGAGTCCTTAGACTTCAACTAAGAACTTATGTTCTTACCATACCTAATAATCCTACATCACTTAGGAGTTAAGATCaaatatagtttaaatataCATTTCGTTTAGAAGAAAACTGTGACAGAGTAcacattcaaaaataaaataaagaatgattCACTTAATATActtagaattaaaatacttacaaattgtaaaatttgagttaaatttaCACTTTACAtctcaatatataaaaatggtgagaaaataattgagttattatatttacattcattttttGGAGCTGAGACATAATTTGAGCTAAAATTACTTTGACAAAGTCTAATTCCACAATTGTTGTTGACTTAAAGGCAATTAATTTgtcattatatataaaaacagtTTCTCTTTCTGTGGTTATTATGCATGGATATACATGTTGGTTCTGTTCAATTTTCGCTTATAAGCACGTTTAAAACGAAGAGATTATTGATTATGGGTTGGGTCATAATCGATATttccatatatattttttatttgaagagaATTTGTCATGGTGTATACACATATTATTTATACGAATTCATTAAAAGATGGACAAAATGTTATACAGATTTATTTTCACTTCTATTCAATTGTGTTTTCGgcattataatattaaaatggtATTTCAATATGttaaaatggaaaatataaacttaatattttacCACTAACAGATGCCAATTAGAAAATGTAGACTTAATACTTTACTGTAAGaagttaaagttaaaattaggaattatgtttttgaattaatactttttcattttatatttaaattttatttcaactttaattaatatttaaaaaaaatactttacatAAGTTGTTTGATAAAATTGTGAATACTGATACATTTAGGgtttataaacatatatatccGACTCATAATGGAACAAATAGTTTAACCCAATTGGGTGTCAATTGTTTAAATGAtacttaatatttaattatatggcATTCTAAACACACTAATAATttggtatttttaaaatatattatttatattatttttttgaattatattacattaattaaattaatcattaatttttcatttttcttcttttttttttcttaattcacAAAATGTCGTTCttcactttatttctttttcttttattcatttttcactCTTTTATTATTCATTCCCTAATCCGAATATAGACTTAGACATATAATTAGATCacaactttaattaattatttaatcatcTATTACTATTGTATCAGGGAGAGCCGGGCGCCGTACAAAGGACGCCCATGAGGTGACGGGCGCCgcccaaaggacgcccatgTCAGACCCGCCACAGACAAATGTTCGGCCGCCCAAGTCTTGGCTGCCCGAGTAGGTACGTATGGACGCCCACTAACGAGGCCGCCCGACCATCTCGCTGTCTACGCCGACCACCTGGGTAGAACCTCTGTCTTTAAGAGactttgaagaactcacaaGGAATTCCATCACCACGAGACAGCGCCGCACGGTATCatgaagtgccgggcgaccacACAGATGATCGTCCGCCCAACTGGGTGCCGGGCGACCGCTTAGAAAATcatccgcccaacgaagtgccgggcgaccgcgtAGGAggtcgtccgcccaacgaagtgacGGGCGACCGCgtagaggatcgtccgcccaatttAGTGCCCGAGTCGTCCATAGGGAAGACGAACGCCCGCATCACTCGGACGGACGCCCATATCACACTGACCGGCCAAATCACTAATCATTGTGGTCCAAGTAAATTGACCTAGTTTagaggtaagtagaaattaggagctattgggccgtgattaacttttcactaatcccaagcccatagcgaaaactataaatacaggtttacggtgagtggtagataagttagattgaatgcacatttattgctatcccttgagaaaagccattgctctgaaactgactttggcatcggagaatcttttgtaggtctccacccctccggaTCAAGAGGAAAGTCAAAGCTTGGGTAAAAGATCCGCCGTTGAGATCAGATCGAAGGAGAGCCTGAAGGTTAAGAACCgcacagccctacacatccgaaacatttggcgcccaccgtggggccgtgtgatttaaaaaacccaatggtgaccacgagaaacatgagcaTGGACGACCCAGTGGAAATGATGCGCGTATTGCAGCAGAAAATGGACGAGATGCAGCAGCGCCACGAAGAAGAGATGGCGGCCGTCAAGGCCGACTGCGAAGCCCGGATAGCCCGGGAGGTTGGACGGATAGACGGGGGAGAGCGAGTCAAggataaaggaaagggggtGGAAGGAGATCGCCCGCCCGCAGAAACCGAGTGCGATAAGACTTGGAGGCCCTCCGGATCGGAGGCTGAAGGAAGCAAGGCTAAATCGGTGCATGCTGAGAGCGCTGCCGAAGACGGGCGGATGGTAGTCAAGTCGGAACCTTCATCCGCCTTATTGCTCCCATTCACCCAGAATATAATGAATGTCCAAATCTCGGAGCAATTCATGGCCCCGCAGTTCAAGACGTATAACGGGACGACGGATCCTGCGTCCCATATCCAGACGTTCTCGAACGCAATGGCGTTCCGAACGGACAATGATGCCATTTGGTGCCGAGCGTTCTCGCTCTCATTGGAGGACGAAGCTTTGGAATGGTTTAACAACCTCTCCCCCAATTCAATAGAAAACTTTACCGGTTTAAAGCAGCTATTCATTAAACAATTCGCGGCCAGTAGTACCCAAGACCTGACCGTATTCGAATTAATGACCCTCAAGCAGGGGAAGGACGAAGCGCTTCGAACGTTTATGGACAGGTATCAGAAGACCGTCCGGCGCGTGAAAAGCCTGACGCCAGAGCTCGCCCTTCTTTATATCCTACCGGCTCTAAAGCCGGGGCCGTTTAAGGATAGCGTCTGCAGACGAGCGCCCAAAACAATGGAAGAATTGAGGGAACGAGCGGCGGATGAGATAAGGGTGGAGGAGATGAAGCTCTCGTATAAGGAGAATCAGGAGTCCAGAGGAGAAAGGACGGACGGTAATAAGCCCGGTCAGTCAGCGAGGAAAACGTCCGGTCTCAGGCCCAGGGAACAGAATAAGGGATCCCGTTTCCAGCAGTATACACCTCTGAACGCCCCAAGGGAGAAAATCCTTCGAGAGGCCCTAAGCGCAGAATTGATACCGGAGCGGCAAGCGCTCCCGACAACGAAGAACGCTAACCGGAGCAAGCACTGTGCATACCATAAAAATATGGGTCATACCACCGAGGAGTGTTGGACCCTTAGGGATAAGATAGAGGAGCTCATCCGGGCAGGAAAGCTTAAGAAATACGTCCGTGATGAGCGCCCGCCACAATCAACCGAACGGCCTGCTGAGAGGTCGGCGTACCGAAAAGATAAGCCGAGAAGCGCGAGAGCGGAACGACCCCGCTCAGAAAGGCAACGAAGCTGAAGTCAAAGCCGCAGCCGGGAACGTCCCTTAAGAGGGCATATCAATACTATTTCTGGAGGATTCGCGGGGGGAGGATCGTCCTCCTCCGCTCGTAAACGCCACGTCCGAGCCCTCCAATCAGTGCATTTAGTGGACAAGCCTCGCCGCTCCATGCCGCCCATCACCTTCTCGGATGAAGACTTTCACGCCCCTGATCCTGACCAGGACGACCCAATGGTCATCACGGCAGAGATAGCGCGGTACGGAATCAGCAAAGTTCTAGTTGACCAGGGAAGTTCGGTCAACATCCTCTACTGGAAGACCTTCTTGCAGATGGATATCTCAGAGGACCTCATCGTTCCTTATGATGGGCAGATAGTAGGCTTTGCAGGAGAAAGGGTGGACACGAGGGGGTACGTGGAGTTAAGAACAAGGTTAGGAACCGGACGTTCTAGCGAAGAAAGGAGGATCCGGTACCTACTGATAGAGGCCAACACGTCGTACAACGTGCTGCTCGGAAGACCGTGCCTGAACGCGTTTGGGGCAATTGTCTCTACCCCTCACCTCACGATGAAGTACCCCTCCGGAAAGGGAACTGTTTGCACGGTCCGGGCGGACTAGAAGACGGCCCGGGAATGCTACGCGGCGGGGTTGAAGCTGCACGTTCGTCCTGTTAAGAGGCGGGCGGCCGGCTCTGAGGTAGCCATGGCAGACCTCGACCCAAGGACGAATACCGAGGATCGTCTGGAGCCTATTGGAGAAACCCAACCCATCTTGATAGGAAGGGAGCCCGCTCAAACCACCCTCATCGCCAGGGAGCTAAACCCTGAAGTGGAAAAGGAGCTGAGGGCACTACTATGGAAGAACCGGGATCTTTTTGCCTGGACGGCAGCTGATATGCCGGGCATCCATCCCGCAGTGATGTGCCACAAGCTCTCGCTTTTCCAAAACGCCCGCCCAGTCGCCCAGAAAAAGCGAAGAATGGGCGAGGAGAAACGACAGGCTGTGGAGGAGGAAGTAGGAAAACTGAAGAAAGCTGGTTTCGTTCGGGAAGTCACGTACACCACGTGGCTGGCTAACGTGGTCATGGTGAAAAAGACCAATGGAAAATGGCGCATGTGCACGGACTACACGGACCTGAACAAAGCCTGCCCGAAAGATTCGCACCCCCTACCCAGTATAGACGCCCTGATGGACGGCGCTTCGGGGCATCGGGTATTAAGCTTTTTGGATGCATATTCAGGGTACAACCAGATACCCATGTATGGGCCGGACGTCGAGAAGACGGCATTCATGACGGAGAAGTCCAACTTCTGTTATGAGGTCATGCCATTCGGCCTGAAGAATGCCGGAGCGACATATCAACGCTTAATGGACAGGATTTTCCGAGAACAGATAGGCCGGTGCATGGACGTATACGTGGACGACATGGTAGTCCGGTCCGCGGATGGGGATGGACATCTAAGAGACCTTGAGGAGGTGTTTCGACAAGTGAGGAAGTTCGGCATGCGCCTAAACCCCGCCAAATGTACATTTGGGGTAGCTGCCGGGAAGTTCTTGGGCTTCATGTTGACATCCAGAGGGATCGAGGCTAACCCGGACAAGTGTGAAGCGATACTGCAAATGCAAAGTCCGACCACCCTTAAGGAAATCCAAAGACTGGTCGGACGCCTTACCGCTTTGTCCCGCTTTATCCCCAACCTGGCGGCTAGGATGAGGCCGGTCCTGCGGAAGTTGAAAAAAGGGGGTGGTCCGCCCTGGGACGACGAGTGCGAACAAGCGTTTCGGGACGTGAAAACTATCCTTGTTAACCCACCGGTCATGAACCGCCCGGTCCCAGGAGGAGATCTGCATGTTTTCCTGGGAGTGTCTAAGACGGCCATCAGTGCCGTGCTAATGCAAGAACGGCCTCAACCGAGGTTAATTTACTTTGTGAGTCGCACGCTCCTAGACGCCGAAACCCGTTACCAACGAGTGGAGAAGGTGGCCTTGGCTTTGTTGCACGCCTCCCGAAGGCTTCGCCCCTACTTCCAAAGTCATCAAGTGATAGTCAGGACCGACTTCCCTATCTCCAAGATCCTTAGGAAGCCAGACTTAGCCGGACGGATGGTAGCCTGGGCGGTTGAGCTCTCAGAGTTCGGCTTGCGGTACGAGCCGAGAGGATCGGTCAAAGGCCAACACTTAGCAGATTTCGCGGCTGAGTTACCACCGTCCGGCCAGGACGAATGGAGTTTGTACGTGGATGGAGCGTCCGGACGATCGATTAGCGGGGCCGGCATCGTGCTCGAGGGTCCCAACGGGTTCTTGCTGGAACACTCCTTGATCTTCAAGTTCAAGGTATGTAACAATCAGGCGGAGTATGAGGCCCTGGTGGCCGGCCTCGAGCTGGCAAAAGACATGGGAGCAAGAAGAATCACATGCCGGACAGACTCAGAACTGGTGGTGGGTCAAATGAATGGCAATTTTCAAGTTCGAGAGGAACGTTTATTGCGATATTTCCAGCGAGCAACGGACCTCGCGAAAGCGTTCGATAAGGTGGACATACAGCACATTCCCAGGGAACAAAACACGCGGGCGGACATACTGTCCAAGCTTAGTTCgggaaaagaaaagggacaaTTGACTACTGTCGTGCGGCAGGTTCTACTTCAGCCTTCAGTAGAGTGTTCGGCGGTATCCGACGAAAGAAAGGATTGGCGAGCAGAAATTAGAGAAATCATGACTCGCCAAGATGAATGGCGGACGGTAGGACCAAGCGAAGCCAAGAAGGTCGCCCGATATCATATGGTGGGGGACGACCTATATCGCAGAGGATTCTCATCCCCTCTTCTTAAGTGCTTGGGAGAAGCAGAAGCCCGTTACGTTATGGACGAGCTCCATAATGGCATTTGCGGCCGCCACACAGGATGGCGAACGTTAAAAGCCCGGCTACTAAGAGCCGGATATTACTGGCCTACTGTTGAGGCGGACACAaaggcgttcgtccaaagatGCATTCGCTGCCAAGAGCATTCCAACGACTCCCACCTACCGCCGCACGCCCTCCAGTCAATGTTATCCCCGTGGCCGTTCGCCCAATGGGGTATGGACATCGTAGGACCATTCCCGGTAGGGCAGGCACAGAAGAAATTCCTCTTGGTAGCGGTGGATTACTTTACCAAATGGGTAGAGGCCGAACCATTGGCAACCATCACGGCCGTCCAAGTTCAGAAATTCTGTTGGAAATTGATATGTCGCTTCAGCCTCCCTCGGTCGATCGTCACTGATAACAGCCGGCAATTTATTGACAAGAAGCTGGCCGAATTCTTCAAAGGGTTGGGGATTAAGCACGTCACCAGCTCGGTAGAACACCCCCAGACGAACGGCCAAGCGGAAGCAATGAATAAGACCATAGTCTCGGAGCTTAAGCGGCGCTTGGGAGAAAAGAAGGGAGCGTGGGTGGACGAGTTACCCGAGGTCCTATGGGCATACAGATGCACGCCTCATGGAACCACAGGAGAAACCCCTTTCAACCTGACTTATGGTACTGACGCCATGTTGCCGGTAGAACTGGGGGAACCGTCCCTAAGGCGGCAAGTCGAAGACCTGAACCTCAACGACCAAGAGCTGAGAATCGAGTTGGATTCCCTGGATGAACGACGAGACCGGGCGGCATTGAGGGCCGAAGCATGCAAACGCATGgttgaaagaaaatacaacTCCAAAGTCCGGCCAAGAAGCTTCCAGGAAGGGGATCTAATATGGAGAAAAGCGGGCGACGCCCGCCGAAACCCAGCTCATGGGAAGTTGGCAGCCAAATGGGAAGGGCCGTTCCGAGTAATAGAGGCCCTAGGAAACAGAGCGTATAGGCTGGAGCGCATGGACGGACGTCCCATCCCCAATACTTGGAACGTCACgcatctaaaattttatttcagttaaTCACGTGTACTCTTATTTACAAGAAATAAATGGCAGGATGTTCCTCTTCTACGAACGATATTTTATTCTGCAGAGATCAAAAACCGTTCTCAGACTCGGCCAACGAAgaaccgtccgccctaccaaactccagGCTGAtgaaagagtgttccaacgagaacaactctcagcttggttgggcgacgaagcgaagaatcgtccgccctaccaaactgCAGGCTGAtgaaagagtgttccaacgagaacaactctcagcttggttgggcgacgaagcgaagaatcgtccgccctaccaaactccagGCTGAcgaaagagtgttccaacgagaacaactctcagcttggttgggcgacgaagcgaagaatcgtccgccctaccaaactccagGCTGAggaaagagtgttccaacgagaacaactctcagcttggttgggcgacgaagcgaagaatcgtccgccctaccaaactccagGCTGAtgaaagagtgttccaacgagaacttTCCGCTTGGTTGGACGACGAAAAGTACCGTCCGCCCCGACAAAGGAAGAAAAATCCCAACCCGGCCGGACCATTATTAAAACTCGACAAGAATAAAGCCGCATAAAAAGACATGCAAAAATAACAGTGTATTAATCATTTGCGCTAAAAGGCGCCAAGATTTACAAAAAGACCGTCCGGCCAACATCTGGACAACCCCATACGTTGGACGGACGGTCGAAAGATACACgtccaaaaaattcaaaaataagtCCTAATTCTTTCCCCCGCCGGCGGCCTCCGCAGTTGGCTCGTTTTCCTCGGCGGCATTCAAATCCACGAGGACGCCGTTGAAAACGTCCTTCTCTATATCCACGCCAAGAGCAAAAGGATCCTGGACGCCCGCCAGAAGACTCACTTGACGAAGGGCTTTGTTGAAGCCCTCCTCATGTTCAAAAAGGATGGTGGACTCCAACTCAGCAATTTGCTCCTTTGCCTTAGCCACTTCAAGAGTGAGCTCCTCATTAGCCTTGGCCCGGCAAGATTCGGCCTCCTTTACGCGGGTTACCTCCGCCTCCAGCAGATCGATTTTCTGGCGACTTTCTTCCGTCAAACGCTCCTGCTCGATCCGGGCGGCTGCCAACCCTTCGGCGGACTCCCTTTTGGCTTTCTCTAGGTCGGCCTCCAGCTGCTCGATCCTCTTATCATATTCATCTTGGTTGAGGACCATCTCTTCCAAAGTCAGCTGAAGAGAGGTAGAGTTTTTCTTCTCTCTGTCAAGCTCGGCGCGGACCTCCGCCACTCCGGGACGGTCGGCGAACTCCCTCAGATACCAAGCCAAGGCGGACGTCCGGGTAGACATCTCCAGCATAGCATTAGTTAACTCCAACTCAGAAAGGGGTTCGATGAGCACCCGTTGGGAGGAGCTCATGTGAAATTTAGCCCGGTCGCTCATGCTGAAGGCGGGGCTAAAAATGCCCCCCGGTAGGGGGAGGGCCGGGGCTTTCCCCCGATCTTTCTCCTTGTCTTTGCCCTTCCGGGCCTTCTTCGAAGCTGAGCGAGACGACGACCCCTCTTTGTCTCTACGCCCCTCCGTGGCGGGATCTTTTCTCTTGCGCTTCAGGAGATCAGCAGAAACAGTGGTCGCCTCGGACAAGGGGCCCACTAGGGCGGCCTCCAATTCTGGTTGAGGATTGGGAGGCGGCACCTCGATGTTGGAACCCCCGGTTTTGGAAGTAGGGGGGACTCCTACCTTAGGAGTAGCGCGAGCGGACGTCTGGCGGACACCGGAGGGAGGAGGACGGGGCGCAGTCGGAACACTGGTCGGCCAGGCGGTCGACGAGCTAGCCCCAGACTTCTTCCTGAGGGCGAAAAAGTTGGATTTGCGGGGGCCCGGATTCGTCATTAGTTCtgcaaaaaacaagaaaattcaGAAAATTTAACGTCAGTATGCGAAAAACAAACGCACCCAATGTGACAAGAAATTACCGAACGCCTTTGGTCCACAATCCTCGAGACTAAGGCATTCGACCAAGTGACGGGCGGAGATCCGGCGGGGGAGGGTGTTAATGGTGCGCACAGCCTCTAGATCGGGTGCTGACAACGCTCCTATAGAAGTCGCCCTTATGTGTCGAGGATCTCTTATCCAGTAGAACGGAAACAGCGACCTCCCTTCACCATCAGAAAATTCGTGGAGGCCAGCTTTATCAACGATTATTTTGAAgtaatgttg
This Vigna angularis cultivar LongXiaoDou No.4 chromosome 4, ASM1680809v1, whole genome shotgun sequence DNA region includes the following protein-coding sequences:
- the LOC108330379 gene encoding uncharacterized protein LOC108330379 is translated as MSMDDPVEMMRVLQQKMDEMQQRHEEEMAAVKADCEARIAREVGRIDGGERVKDKGKGVEGDRPPAETECDKTWRPSGSEAEGSKAKSVHAESAAEDGRMVVKSEPSSALLLPFTQNIMNVQISEQFMAPQFKTYNGTTDPASHIQTFSNAMAFRTDNDAIWCRAFSLSLEDEALEWFNNLSPNSIENFTGLKQLFIKQFAASSTQDLTVFELMTLKQGKDEALRTFMDRYQKTVRRVKSLTPELALLYILPALKPGPFKDSVCRRAPKTMEELRERAADEIRVEEMKLSYKENQESRGERTDGNKPGQSARKTSGLRPREQNKGSRFQQYTPLNAPREKILREALSAELIPERQALPTTKNANRSKHCAYHKNMGHTTEECWTLRDKIEELIRAGKLKKYVRDERPPQSTERPAERSAYRKDKPRSARAERPRSERQRS